The proteins below are encoded in one region of Aphelocoma coerulescens isolate FSJ_1873_10779 chromosome 4, UR_Acoe_1.0, whole genome shotgun sequence:
- the NOA1 gene encoding nitric oxide-associated protein 1: MLRLGPALLARLARLAPLRRWGAAAAGGGEEQERFVFLEYEPDPAERAAAAAALRRERELKPKPRRGRGAAAAVPSLSDPSVPPSGVSCSGCGAELQCGDGGVPGFVPAEKYRSLLSEGPAALRGAVCQRCWALAHHGSALRLRLPPDRHRRVLSAALRRPPRHGRGPLLLYVLDVMELPDPVLPQLPALLGPDVPAAGVLVVGNKVDLLPADCRGHLGRLRQRVAEACARAGLRGAALVDIRLVSAKTGFGVEGLVSRLQRSWKCAGDVYLLGATNSGKSTLFNALLRSDYCKSRAPDIIDRATVSPWPGTTLNLLKFPIINPTCDRIFRRQERLKQEATKTEDQLSGEEKKHLNQLKKQGYVVGRVGRTFQQQKSCSEIDFDPDMLSYSMDEDPRDPPKKHEEREEFTHNEVKDARWCFDTPGIVKEDCVLNLLTEKEVKLVLPSHAIVPRTFILKPGMVLFLAALGRIDYLEGEKPAWFSVLASNLLPVHVTTLSNADAVYEKHTAQEFLKVPMGGEERMKEFPPLVPQDITLKGIDTTEAVADIKLSSAGWVAVTAHAEEELLLRAYTPKGTALVVREPPLLPYISSIRGARIPGTPAYRTKKPPSFVENLRTMGSR, from the exons ATGCTCCGCCTGGGCCCCGCGCTCCTGGCCCGCCTGGCCCGCCTGGCCCCGCTGCGGCGGTGgggggcggcggcagcgggcggTGGCGAGGAGCAGGAGCGCTTCGTCTTCCTCGAGTACGAGCCGGACCCGGCTgagagggcggcggcggcggcggcgctgcggcgggagcgggagctGAAGCCGAAGccgcggcgggggcgcggcgCAGCGGCGGCAGTACCGAGCCTGTCCGACCCGTCGGTGCCGCCGAGCGGCGTGAGCTGCTCGGGCTGCGGGGCCGAGCTGCAGTGCGGGGACGGCGGCGTGCCGGGCTTCGTGCCGGCCGAGAAGTACCGCAGCCTCCTGTCCGAGGGCCCCGCGGCGCTGCGCGGCGCCGTGTGCCAGCGGTGCTGGGCGCTGGCGCACCACGGGAGCGCCCTGCGGCTGCGGCTGCCGCCCGACCGGCACCGCCGCGTGCTGAGCGCGGCCCTGCGCCGCCCGCCGCGCCACGGCCGCGGGCCGCTGCTGCTCTACGTGCTGGACGTGATGGAGCTGCCCGACCCCGTGCTGCCGCAGCTGCCGGCGCTGCTGGGCCCCGACGTGCCCGCCGCGGGCGTGCTGGTGGTGGGCAACAAGGTGGACCTGCTGCCCGCGGACTGCCGCGGACACCTGGGGCGGCTGCGGCAGCGGGTGGCGGAGGCCTGCGcccgggccgggctgcggggaGCCGCGCTGGTGGATATCCGCCTGGTGAGCGCCAAGACGGGCTTCGGTGTGGAGGGGCTGGTCAGCCGGCTGCAGCGCTCCTGGAAGTGCGCCGGCGATGTCTACCTGCTGGGTGCCACCAACTCCGGCAAGTCTACTCTCTTCAACGCCCTGCTGCGCTCCGACTACTGCAAGTCGCGCGCCCCCGACATCATCGACAGGGCCACCGTGTCCCCGTGGCCAG gAACAACACTGAACCTGTTGAAATTTCCAATTATTAACCCTACGTGTGACAGGATATTCCGAAGGCAGGAGAGGCTAAAACAAGAGGCAACAAAAACAGAAGATCAGCTAAGCggtgaagaaaaaaagcaccttAATCAACTTAAAAAGCAAGGTTACGTAGTGG GAAGAGTTGGAAGAACATTTCAACAGCAGAAGTCTTGCTCTGAGATTGACTTCGACCCTGACATGCTCTCCTACAGCATGGATGAAGATCCCAGAGATCCCCCTAAGAAGCATGAGGAAAGGGAGGAGTTCACACACAATGAAGTGAAGGATGCTCGGTGGTGTTTTGACACTCCAGGAATTGTAAAGGAAGACTGT GTTTTAAATCTCCTGACAGAGAAAGAAGTAAAACTGGTTTTGCCATCACATGCCATTGTTCCACGGACCTTCATTCTCAAGCCAGGAATGGTCTTATTTCTAGCAGCCTTGGGACGTATAGACTACTTAGAG GGGGAAAAGCCTGCCTGGTTTTCTGTCTTGGCTTCCAACCTGTTGCCAGTCCACGTTACTACGCTGAGTAATGCTGATGCTGTCTATGAGAAGCACACAGCCCAAGAGTTCCTAAAG GTTCCCATGGGTGGGGAAGAGAGAATGAAAGAGTTCCCCCCACTTGTCCCTCAGGACATTACACTGAAGGGAATTGATACCACTGAGGCAGTTGCAGATATCAAGCTTTCCTCTGCAG GCTGGGTGGCAGTGACGGCTCACGCGGAAGAGGAATTGCTGCTCCGAGCCTACACTCCCAAGGGCACTGCGCTGGTGGTGCGGGAGCCTCCGCTTCTGCCTTACATCAGTAGCATCAGAGGGGCACGGATCCCAGGCACTCCTGCCTACAGGACCAAAAAGCCTCCCTCCTTTGTGGAAAACCTAAGAACTATGGGAAGCAGATAG